A single window of Vigna radiata var. radiata cultivar VC1973A chromosome 4, Vradiata_ver6, whole genome shotgun sequence DNA harbors:
- the LOC106759436 gene encoding putative zinc transporter At3g08650 encodes MAPNLRLRLCYPVFFLLLGFLLNSNGELDHQISHKVIAAPRKDVGTNVIDGTGVEKAFNFENGNSAVGSRKGAGSKVSVSTVALFTLAMAAATGLGAVPFFFVELDPQWAGLCNGMAAGVMLAASFDLIQEGQEYGAGNWVVTGILAGGIFIWLCKKFLEQYGEVSMLDLKGADAAKVVLVIGIMTLHSFGEGSGVGVSFAGSKGFTQGLLVTLAIAVHNIPEGLAVSMVLASRGVSPQNAMLWSIITSLPQPIVAVPSFICADAFSKFLPFCTGFAAGCMIWMVIAEVLPDAFKEASASQVASSATLSVAFMEALSTFFQNFSHDYNAEDASGFFVSLLFGLGPLLGGIILVVFALALRLQHALLMGTACGIAFVLGAWRPIQLILSSKLGFIPILLLLAMGAAFIQVSTSGVLKMATTKKASVNDLPTLTGFPLSVHTLQSFISCGAVAIHALAEGLALGVAAPKAYGLGRHMVLPVSLHGLPRGAAVASCIFGVTDSWHGSLATAAIIGFMGPISAIGAILTGIDYSGLDHIMVIACGGLIPSFGNVVKRALSLDKRKSTCGLIMGIGFATLCLTFTRLVCLHTPYCNSAPEAVR; translated from the exons ATGGCTCCAAATCTGAGGCTAAGATTATGTTATCCCGTGTTCTTTTTGTTGCTGGGTTTTCTCTTGAATTCAAATGGCGAATTGGATCATCAAATTTCACATAAGGTCATAGCTGCTCCTCGTAAAGATGTAGGAACTAATGTAATTGATGGCACTGGTGTAGAGAAAgcttttaattttgagaatggcAATAGTGCGGTGGGTAGTAGGAAAGGTGCAGGTAGTAAGGTTTCAGTTTCAACTGTTGCGTTGTTTACCCTTGCAATGGCAGCTGCGACTGGTTTAGGTGCTGTGCCCTTCTTCTTTGTGGAGCTTGATCCGCAGTGGGCTGGATTGTGCAATGGAATGGCTGCAGGTGTCATGTTGGCTGCGAGCTTTGATCTAATACAAGAAGGGCAGGAGTATGGTGCTGGAAATTGGGTTGTCACTGGGATTCTAGCTGGTGGAATCTTTATCTGGCTATGTAAGAAG TTTCTTGAGCAATATGGGGAAGTAAGTATGTTGGATTTAAAAGGTGCTGACGCTGCCAAAGTTGTTCTTGTTATTGGAATAATGACTCTCCATTCTTTTGGGGAGGGATCTGGGGTTGGAGTCTCATTTGCTGGCTCAAAGGGTTTTACTCAAGGCCTGTTGGTAACTTTGGCTATTGCGGTACACAACATTCCAGAAGGATTAGCTGTGAGCATGGTGCTTGCATCAAGGGGTGTCTCTCCACAGAATGCTATGTTATGGAGCATAATTACATCTTTACCCCAG CCCATTGTAGCAGTTCCTTCATTTATTTGTGCTGATGCATTCAGTaagtttcttcctttttgtACGGGATTTGCTGCTGGATGTATGATTTGGATGGTTATTGCGGAAGTGCTTCCTGACGCTTTCAAG GAAGCCTCAGCTTCACAGGTTGCATCATCTGCAACCCTTTCTGTAGCATTTATGGAAGCTCTCAGCACCTTCTTTCAGAATTTCAGCCATGACTACAA CGCTGAGGATGCTTCTGGCTTTTTTGTTTCATTACTTTTTGGTCTTGGCCCTTTACTTGGAGGAATCATTCTTGTTGTATTTGCTCTCGCATTGCGTCTTCAGCATGCTCTCCTCATGGGCACCGCATGTGGTATTGCTTTTGTTCTTGGTGCTTGGCGACCAATACAACTTATTTTGTCTTCAAAATTGGGATTCATTCCTATTTTGCTACTCCTCGCAATGGGTGCTGCTTTCATCCAGGTTTCTACTTCTGGTGTATTGAAGATGGCAACTACCAAAAAGGCCTCAGTCAATGACTTGCCTACACTTACTGGTTTCCCACTCAGTGTTCACACCCTTCAATCATTCATATCATGTGGTGCAGTAGCCATTCATGCCTTAGCTGAAGGACTTGCATTGGGAGTGGCTGCACCAAAAGCATATGGACTTGGTCGTCACATGGTCCTTCCAGTCTCTCTACACGGGCTTCCTAGAGGTGCAGCTGTGGCCAGCTGCATATTTGGAGTCACCGATAGCTGGCATGGCTCCCTTGCAACAGCTGCCATAATTGGATTTATGGGTCCAATATCAGCAATAGGAGCTATTCTTACTGGTATTGACTACAGTGGCCTTGATCACATAATGGTTATTGCCTGTGGTGGATTAATCCCTAGCTTTGGAAATGTAGTAAAGAGAGCTCTAAGTTTGGATAAGAGGAAGAGCACCTGTGGCCTCATTATGGGTATTGGGTTTGCTACTTTATGTCTAACATTCACTAGGTTGGTTTGCTTACATACACCTTACTGCAATTCTGCACCAGAGGCTGTCAGATAA